ctttgaagtcaggacctgagttaaaatccagcctcagacacttaataagtacttagctgtgtgaccttgggcaagccacttaacctcactgccttgcaaaaacaaacaaaatttaaaaaataacaatcatGCTATAGATGGTTGAAGCTTCTTTCTGGGTAGCCTACAAGTCTTTGGCCTCTTTCTTAGTCTTGAGCCATTTCTAGCAAATATTTTGCCATTCATTCCTGGTGCTGGTCCCATAACCTAAAGCCTTCCCACCTTGGTAAAGGAAGAATTCAGGGTCACATCCATGATAAAGCTTCAGAGAATTTTGTtcctggagaaaagagaaaatcatcGGTCTAGTTATGCCTGGAATTGAcctgttttacagtttttcccactttcatatttgataaattatttaCCTCTCATAGCGTACTAATTACTTAGAATTCTTGAAACCCAAATGATTTTTGTTCTTAATCTGTGATTTGGGGGTTCagattttttgcattttatatttgcttaCAGCTTGGAGAAGAGAGTCAGGGAGATTGTCCATAAAGCCTTCTGGGATTGCCTGAGTGTCCAACTAAGTGAAGATCCACCAACTTATGACCATGCCATCAAGCTTGTTGGGGAGATCaaagaggtgaggaggaagagaaggaaaaaaatcatccacAACTCATCAAATGTCAGATTCGTAGACCAAAGGTTTTATTATGCCTGTTTTACAGCCAAAAAgaccaaaaattttattttctccattgaaCCATGCTGGTAAGGTGTTCTTAGGGTCTCTAGTGATAGAAATAATTTGCTAAAACCATAACTGTAAGAGCAAATGAAAAAGCATTAGTCTGCAAGTAGCTGAAATGCCATGATTTTATTGTATTGCAGTTATTTAGAGTCCAGTCTCCTTTCTGTACTGGCTGGGGCTTTTAAAGTTAAATGGATGAAATCCAATCTCTTCCGTCACTCCACAAAATGAATCCTGGGCTTTTCTCTGCTTTCTTTTAGACACTTTTATCTTTCCTGTTGCCGGGTCACGGTAGATTGAGAAACCAGATCCGAGAAGTCCTCGATCTGGACCTGATCAAGCAGGAGGCAGAGAATGGAGCTCTGGATATTGCCAGGCTGGCTGAATTTATCATTGGGATGATGGGAACGCTCTGTGCCCCAGCTCGAGATGAAGAGATTCAGAAACTGAAGGACATTAAAGAAATTGTTCCCCTTTTCAGGTATAAAAATGGACTTAAATGGGAAGGTTTTTGGGAACTTAGGACTCCTGTCTTTCAGGCTCTTGAAAAGAAATCCTCTTTCCTCTGGCCAGAAAATTCCCTCCTTGCCCTTTGGGAATCCTTCCAATCTCTACCCCCCCCCACTCCTGTAGagtggaagctccttgaaggcaggtctTGGTTTTGTATTTTGCGTGTGTGTATTGGCTGAGCTCATAATCAGACCTTAAGGATTGTCCATCACATTAGATCGAATTAGGCTAAGCTGATGAAGTCATTCTGTAAGGCTTTGGCTTCCCAACCACTCATATTTGAACACTGCTCACTTGCTATTTCCATCATATTCTTTGGCcatcataaaaaaaataatcatgtcCCCTGCCAGGAGAGATGCCAATCCATCAGTTTCAGTCCCTCTACCAGGATGTTTAGGATCTTACTCAAGCTGGATCTTCTTTTCCTCTATCAAGAAATATAAGTtctttattctctccatttttgcAGAATAGTGTTTCTTGTGATTTAACATTAATCATAACTATATAGATAGTAATAATGATATATTTATGTAAAGTTTGTACAGGGCATttacttatattatctcatttgaacctctcaactctgtaaaatgggtttttAAAGTCTTATCATACCCATTTAGCAGATGAGTAAACTGGGGTTAAGTAAAATGAGttcctcagggtcatacagctaatgtgATAAATTTTTCAGAGTGGGATTTACACCCTTTTCTCCATTACGGATGCAAAATTGATTACCATCCTCAATGGGCACCATCTCAAAGGAAGCCATTTCAAAATGGCAAGGTCTCTGGGCAAAGAAGGAATTTCCCAGTGTAGATTCCTCTGGGGAAAATGTAGATCAGGGTCTGATTCCTTGTAAGTGGGCTATGGGAATATTCTGGCAGGAATAGCTCAGTGATAACAAGAGTTCACATTCTGTATGTCTTTGGGCTTTCTAAAATAACCCCATGAAATCGGTGATAcctttattcatatatatatatatatatatgcatattatgtatgtgtatatatattttttatatactaGCACCATTTTCcaagtgaagaaaatgaggcttagggatgttaattgatttgcccaccagggtcacacaacttacAAGGATCAGGGACAGGATTTGGACCCAGGGCTCTCCCGATTGCCTGGACGCGAGTTATGATGATGGTGTATTACAACACAGGTTGCCAGGTCTGTTTACATTTTGACAAAAACCTTGAAACAGTGACCTGCCAGTTATAAAGATAAATGGTTTCTTTGTAGAACATTAAACATTTGTGCCAGTCCCACAGGAACCCCCCCCTCGCCATCTCTCCCAGTTGTAATTGAAACCCTGAAGGTGGCCTGGTCCAGAGCATTTGGCTCCTGTCCACATCTGCCAGGAAAGCAGTGGACCCTGGCCTGGTTCAAGAACTCAGGACCCAATGGATCGGTGCCCTCAAGGCCTCCTCACCCCTGCCTGGTGTAGAGAGATGGATCGACAGTTTGCTTTTCATCTTGGGCACTTTGGGGAGACAAGAGATTATTCCTAAAACATGCTTTTATCCCTGTAACCCTACAGTATGGGGGGAGGGTCTGTTACTGTGTCATCACTTCGAGTATAATCCTAATTATAGGACCTAAGCCCAGGACATTTACTGCTCCCTCTTCCCCCAGGCAGGGCCCGGCCTACTTGGCATGCCAGTACCACCTGCTGTACCCAGTTTCTTTAATTGATACTTCAAGTGCTCTAGGATTGGAGTTGGCAGAGGTTTTAAAGGTTTTCTGGTTGCTctctcccattttagagatgaggaaggtcTCATCATGTGTCTTGGGAACCTTCCCAGAGTCATCATGGTGCCATCCATCCTCAAGGCTATGGAAGTGTACTTAGAACCAAACAAGATCAGTTGTGATTAATTATGGCAGGGGCTTCCTCATGGGGGTGTTGCTGGAGGGCCTGTATCCTAACCAGTTGGGGCTTGGAGCCAACTTGTCTCCATTTTTAGCTTCACCTCGCCCTCAGCAGTAGGACTGAAAACAGCTGTGTGTGGACCGGCTTTCTGACAAACAAACAGATCCCTCTTCTCAGATCCAGTGCCAGTCAGCAAGAACTCGGGACGTCAAGGCCCTGCAAACAAGTCCAAGTACAAAGGCcgccattttcccttcccttcattcatAGCTGTCTCATTGCTGTGGGTCCTCTCTGGAAAGGCTCTCAAGGACAGGTGTCCCTTTGAGTAGTTATAGATCCCTACCTGGGTCCAGGAAAATGGGCTTCAAAGGGCATTAGGATCATGGAATGTAGTTCCGAACATGGCTTTAGACAGGGGGTTCTTAACCTAGACTCCAGGAACCCTTTTTAAATGTTGATAATTATATTTTGGGATAATTGGCTTACTTTGTAatatatgttttatgtatttaaaagcaaTATTCTGAAAGGGTTCCATGGCCTTTACTATCCAAATAGGCCAGGAAAGATGAATTCCATGCCTGAACTGTAAGGACAGTCACGCCCCGTCACCAGCTCCTGGGGCTCCAAGTCCTAGGCCCCTTCCTCTGACCCACCATTCCTTAGGTTGCCTTCCCAAAGGTGTTTAAAGACTGAGGAGCTTCTGTCTTTAACCACCACCATTTGGGATGTctctgtttaaaaataaaaaacaaggatGTAATGAGTAGAGAACCTTGGGAAGATTTTTATTGATAAGAGCCAAAAAGCAAAACCAGGGGTACAGCATACAAACAGCTCTCACTGTTTCAATGAAAAGCTCCTCCCAAGGAAGTTGAATTTGGAGAATCAAAAAACCAGAAAGACCCAGAGACACAGCAAGGGGAGGGAGTCTCATAGTCATGGGGAGGTCATGGTCACCTGGGAGGCCCAGAGTCACCAGGAGTCCCAAAGTCACTGGGGGCTCACAGTCCCTGGGGAGGTCCAGAATCACTGGGGACTGAGTCACCAGGTAGGTTCACAATCACCAAGTAGGCTCACAGTCACACCCACAGTCACACGCACAGCTACTGGGGAATCTGGGGAGACCCTCAGCCTCACCCCAGTAACCCGGGAGGCCCAGAATCATTGGGCTGTCCTAAAGACTTTTTCTCATGTGTTAATCTGAGGTTGGGAGGGGAGAGGTTGGGTGTCAAACACACCAGGAAAGGGTCTTCCTGGGAAATAGAGCAGCCGGGGCCCAGGGTCGGGGGGGCCAGGGGCCTGACCAGTCCTCTGAGATGGCGACCACTTGTTATGGGGCATAGCACTAAAAAGTCTTTTCCTTCTGCCTTGCAGGGCCATGTTTTCCGTGCTAGACCTAATGAAGGTAGACATGGCTAATTTTGCTGTCAGTAGCATTAGGCCGCATCTCATGCACCAGTCAGTTGAATATGAAAGGAAGAAGTTTCAAGAATTTTTCGAGAAACAACCAAGTACGTTTCTGCTTTCCGTGGTGTTGtgcctcccctccctccttgACCAGCTCCTCTTTGTGGCCCTTGGGACTCGGCCTTCCCTGGCCCCTTCAGCCTCCCCCCTTCAGTGTTCCTGCAGAGCAGAGGCTCCACTGAGCCCCCATCAGACTTTACGTCCCTCAgtttttctctgtcttctccaAGGGCCTTGCCCAGGGGAGGGATGTTTTGAGATCAAATGGAAGAGCTAACAAGGGTCAGATTTTCTCCCCAGAATGCTGGCTTAGATATGATAGTTGAAGACCCTTCTTGGTATTTTAGTTCTCAGAATAGGCCCTAAGTGAATTTTAAATCAGATGAATTGTTTTGGGTAGGAGTTGTAGCAGCCACAGCTATTGAATCCAACACAcacattaaacacctactgtgtgcaaaagcaaaaatgaaatcattcctgccctcagggagcttacattctactttcAGGATATAAATGCAcagagatgaataaattaaaaatgtttacaaagtCATACCATGAGGGAAAGGTCAGAATGGTGCCAGATAGCCCCCACCAACTCCAAGCTGGGGAAGGGGCTCTAGAACCAGAAGGTCCTTTGGAGATCACCTAGTCCATCTCCTtcacttgacagatgagaaaCAGAAGGCAAGAGAGGGGAAAAGACTTGGCCACAGTCACCCAGGTAATAAGCGGCCCCCAACTGGATGATACCCCAATTCAACCTTCCTTCCACTGCATATTGATGGAAATGGTGTGTgtgaaggggaaaataggaagaTGAGAAGAGCAGGTTGTCTTTGAACATCTGGGCAGCCTAGCGACCAGACTGTTTCTAGAGTTGTGTCTGCCCACTGTAGCTGGGAAGTCTGAGGCCTCTCTTCCAAGGGAGTGTCTATCCTATTGAGGGAGCCTCCCTCAGGTCCGAGCAGAGGGGGATGAAAGACCTTCTTTGCTGGACACAGTCCCAGAGACCACCCTGCTAACTCTGTCTTCTCCTTCACAGATGCTCTCGACTTTGTTTCCCGCTGGTTAGAAGAGGCCTCCGAAGACCTCATCAATCAGAGGAACAAAAATTCCTTGATGGCTGGGGAGGGTGCTGTCGGCTTGGAGGAAATGGCTGGACCATGCCCTCTGACCATTCAGAACCATGCCTACATGAAGCTTCTGAAGTGGGACCATCTGCACAGACCCTTCCCcgaagtatgtgtgtgtgtgtggggggggcagcAGCCCTGTCTCCATTCCTGTCTCTCTCATTGACCACCAGTCTTACCTGTTTTCCAACCACAGTCACCACCTTGTGAGACTTTCTATACTAGGGCGGGGAACCTCTAGCCCACAGGTGGTATTGCTGTGACCTTGCCAAGGCAATTGAGGCagggatttgaaattcaataaatctaggaccTTTTTAGGTGTGAATTAAATATTTGGCTAAATATAGCCTCAAATGTtgccaaatggcccttggcagaaagaTTCCCCACTTTACTTCTAAACAAATAGTATTTCCAGAAGCTTCCCCTTCTTGCCACTGTTGACTCTCTTATTAGTAAGGGGATTACCTATTTGCCACAATACATTTTATCtagaaaatgatttctttaaacTCCAAGCCTTCTTATCTCCAATGTTCACCCCCTGAATGTCCTCTGTTCTTAGTGTTTTTTAAATGCTGTGAAGACTTTTTTGAAAGGGTGGGAATTTGAGTTTTCCATTCTCATCTTTAAATTCCCAAGTAAGTGAGGCCCTGGGCAAGAAcctgaaggaaaagaagggggcTCGCCTCCCCCCATGGAAGGACACAGAGGTGGAAGTGAAGCAACTTTCTTCCCCCCAATTTCTAGGCTGAACTCAGCTATGATGGATGTTGGGGTCTGCTTTGGGTTGAGATGTCTATTCCCTCTCCTAGGTAATCACGACTTCACAATGTGAAGAGGAATACCATTTTCAGGACACACAAAAGCCAAGGGTATTATCTTTCAATAAAGTTAAAGAGACAGGGGACAAACCCCACCCCCAAATGTCAGCATGTCCCAGAGGGCTTCCTGCCTTCTTCTTAAATGCCATCTTGGAGCTTCAGGTTCTACAGTCTTTGGGGGTTCTTGGGgctctcagagctggaaggggccttctcatttacaaaagaggaaacaaacccACAGAGGTTAAGAGATATGTTGGGGTCAGGACCAGCACTGACAATCTCTTGACTTCCAGACCTTTCCATCCATTCCACTATTCTACCCAGCATACAGATTGTTGCTTCCATCTTTGTAACTTCTCCCTTTTATGACTCCTCTCCATTGAGCCTGTCACCACCCCCATGCAGGCCCTCATTATCACCTGCCCCCTTCCAGTCACTCCCACTCCAGTCCAACCGTCATTCAGCCTCAAGGTCATCCAGTTGGCTCCAGGGCCTTCTCATTGCCTCTCACAGCTGGGCCTCATCCTCCCTTTTTCAGACTCCATTCACCTACTCCCCTTTAGATAcgtttctccctccccccactcttcCCTCTCTAACTTCCCTGGCTTGCTTCAGTCCCCATGGGAAATTCCACCTTCTCTGGGAATCCCAATTCTCTTTAatcctagtgccttccctctcagcttatctccagtttatcctgtctGTAGATTGGGCCTCTATAGCCTGCTGTCTCTCTATTAAGACTGGGGGTGGTGGTCCTTGAGACCAGGGACTGGTCCTTTGTATCCCTGGGCCTTAGCATACAgcctggtacacagtaggcacttaataaatgcttgttgccttaAACCCTTACTATGTTGGTTCTCAGTCTTTCAGAGCCAACTTCTCTCTTCAAAATGAGCATTCTCTGAAAGTCCCTTTCTTTTCCATTGGGACTTaactttttctcattaaaaataaaatgtaactagcatttatatagtgatttaaggtttttaaatttctgtacaaatgtcacttgatcctcacaatcttctagttttacagatgaaaaaactgaggtagagagaggCTGACTTGTCCAGACTCACCTAGGCAGGTTTTGAAATCCTCCTCCTGGCTCATATTGTTCCACCAGATTTAttgagtttcctcttctgttcagGATATTTCAGTGGATTCAGATGGCAAAATTAACTTGTTTATCTCCTGCTTTTAAGTCTACCAAGCTCTTCTTCAATAGTGCTTAAGGGAGGGAGGTAGTGCTGGTATCACTGTTTCagttttacagacgaggaaaccaAGGCTGGGCACCAttggtgatttgcccagagtcatacagctagagaATATTGGGCATGGGCTTTGGACTTGGGGGCTGTCCATCCTCTCCTGCTCCCCATGCCCATTCCATCTGGGAGCTTCCCAGACCCCATCTCCCATGCCCCCCTTTCTTTCCAAGCATGGTCTTCTCGAGCAATCAGAGATAAACACTTAGCAAGTAGTGCCTAAGTCAGCCCATATATGGCTGTGGTCATTCATTACCAGGGCCCTATCTGGATAGCACTGTGACTCCCACGCCCTCTACTGGCCAGTGTCAGGCCAGTTGTTGATGGCTGCTCTGTTGGGTTGTACTGTCCCAATGGACCAGCCCTAGGTCGTGGTGATGCCACTCTGTTGTGTTGTAGACTGTTCCGATGGACCAGCTCCAGGTCAGGATGTTGACTATTACCCTGTCTTGGGTTGCAGAACTGTCCTGATGGGCCAGCCCAAGGCTAGGGCATTGATGACTTCCCTTTCTGTTGTGTTGTAGACTGTCCCAATGGATCAGTCCCAGGCCTGGGTGTTGACCAACCACCCTATCTGTTGTGTTGTAGACCGTCCTGATGGACCAGCCTCGCTTCCAAGAAATGCAGCAGGAGCTCGAGAGGCTCAGCGTGGTGGGGGCGACTTTGCTGGTCACCTACAGTGCCTCAGCCCCAGGGGTGTCCAGCCTGGCGGGCTTTGCTGAGAAACTCAAGATGGTCGTCCAAGTCCTGCTAACAGATATGCACCTGCCGTAAGTGGCCAAGGATTGGTGGCACCAGGGACTTCTGCTTTTTCATGAAGCCTTGTCAGGATTAATGAAACCCTTTAAATGCACCTTCCTGGGAGCCTTGGGGGGAGCTGACCATGAGAATCAGATTGGAGAGCATTTGTACTCCTTTTCACCTGTTTAAAAGTGTAGTTCACTTTTCTCTGCCTCTcccatttccccctccctctggtCCCCAGGGCATCTGACCCTCCACTCAAAACTACCTGCTTTCCCCACATCCCTGAGGGAGCCCTTCTTCCATCTTTGTGGTTGGTTGCACCCAAACAGGGTTTGGGCTGTTAAAAGAGGGAGCCTGGCTCCATAAAGGATTCATCTCTGCTCTTTTAACTGCAGCTGATGAGATCCCAAGGGCAATTCTGTTTAGAAACAAATGAAACCATCTCCTTCCTCTTACTGTCTTGCTCTTCAACCCCTAGGGCCCCTGACAGAAAGCTGAAGCCAAGCGCAGGATGGAGCCACCCCTGACAGGTgttccagatggttctggaaaaccctggagagaaaggggagaagattGAGGTTCCATTTACAACCAACCTTAATAACCCAGACCACAGTAGCAGGCCCCAGCCTCTTTAGAGTCCAACACTGCCAgatcctccccttcctcctgaGAATAAGAACCTTCTCAGTGGATCATGAATTCACTAAGACAGACTTGGGAGTGAGAGCAGATTCTAGACTCCTGTTAATCCAATTAATTAGATAACTCTTCAGAAGCTGCTTGGCTTTGGTGGATATGTGGGTCGATGACCCATCTGTTCCCTTTATAGCCTCCAACTGATTCTTTCTTAAACCATTTCTCCTCTAGTTCCTTCAATCTGAACGAAGCCCTGGCCACCACTGGGGAGAAGGTGTGCGTGGAGGTGTCTGGTTGCCTGGCCCAGTGTGGATTCACCCCTTTCAGTGCCGACAAGGAGATTGTCCTCAAAGGACAAATCCAAGCGATTGCCAGTCCCGATGACCCCATTCGCAGGCTTGTGGGTATGTTGGGAGGGTCTGGCAACAGTGGGGATTGTTTCCTACAGGGAACTTGCTGCCATGGTCATGGCTTGTGGAGGCAGGGAATAGAGGGGGGTCCTCCTCTGTAGTATCATGGGACTCAAGAGCTGGTCAAGGGAGCTGAATTTTTTTGTGTATCATGGGCTTCTTTGGCAACCTGGAGATACCTATGCACCCCTTCtatgaataatgtttttaaaagaatgggaaaaatccAAAGGattgcaaaaaaacccaattatattgaaatatagttaccAAAATATTGTTTTTAGAAGTTCACAGGTTCCTTGTTAAGGACCCCTAACTTAACCTAAGCCTCTTTGGAAGAAACTAAGGGCCAGAGAGTTGTCTGAGGTTGAGCCAGGTTGCCACCTGGGACCTAGGACTCCCTATGTCAATCTCTTTGTCCTCCACTGGGCTGATTTTCTGGTAGAAGTAAAAGAGCTTCGATGGTGAGCATCCTACCTTGAGGGTGGGGTGTGACAACAAATGACACTGGCGTGGCTTAGGAGGAGGGGGCATTTTGGTTAGTTGTGTAGGATTTAAGGCCTTTGTTAATTGAAAGTTTCCCATTTTCAGAGGATTGGAATCTAATAAAATCTTCTCGTGGAAGCCAGATGACTCAGAAGGCCCTTCAAGGCCTGTCATTAGCATTATTGTTCATGGGTAGCAAAGGGCAGCCGTGACAGTTAGGCCAACAACTGGCCATGTCTGATTGTAGGCTGCTGACAATGCTTATGTTTTGAATAATCATCACAGGGTCATTTAAAGTAGAGTCATTCAGCAAAATTGACCCCAAAACTGGGCCAGCATCTCTTGTTCCAAGGTTGAGGTGAATGACCTTATTGTACTCAACAACTGTGATTTCCTAAAAGGTGTACAGTCAGAGGACCCATGTTCAAATCCCGATCTTCATTTCCTGTTGACTGAGGGGTTTTGGTTATGGTGACTTCTTGAGTTCTCTACTTTTCATTCTGTTGTCATAAAGGTGGACCCATAGACCTTCACACTTATGCTGAGGAAGCCCAACTTGACCAGAGTTGTGTTCACTAGACACTGTGGTCCTGGTTTTCCTTCCTTCACTCTTCCTCAGTTTATCCAAGCCTTAGCCTTCACAGTCCCAAGTGGCACATACAGAATCACCATTTCTTATGGAGCAGTGATCTTCCATGTCCTTCACATGGTTCcttttgtttagccattacctCATGGATGGTCTCCCAAGACTTGGCCTCCTCAGATTGTATTTCTGTTAACATTTCATGCCTGGGGCATGACTGGGTTAAAGGATAGTGACTATTCAATTACTTTTTTAGCATTTCTAATTGCTTTTCAGGATGATCAGACTAATAAAACAggttcaccaacaatgtattggtgtgtCTTCCCCTATCTTTGATGAACTTTTGAGATGAAGTCTTGAGAGCTATTGTCATCCCCATTTCCCTTGTTCTTTGTGGCCTGACCTATGAGGCATTAGGACTGAGAAAGACTGTGCTGTTTTGTCCTGACCTACTGGGTAGGCAGACTGTCCACAGACCATCTCTCCTTCTGGGTAGTAAACAGTATGGACTGGTGGTGTGGATGATAAGCATGTATTATATTGTGGGAAGAGTCCAGGGTGGCTTAGGCAGGCCTTTAGGTAGGCATCTGATGTTTAATGATGATTGTCTCTCTATTTTCCCATGTCATGATTCCCTCCTGTTTCCATTTCAGATGCCAGAATCCAGGCCTTCTTGGAGGCTTACCTTGCCTCAGGTCTCCAGAAGTCTCTTCCTGCAATTCCTGGGGGCTTAGGCCCTATCCAAAAAGAATTGGAAGAGGTGGCTGTCAAGTTTGTTCGTCTGGTCAACTACAACAGAATGGTTTTCAGTCCTTACTATGATGCCATTCTCAGTAAGATATTAAAGCCGGAGGGCTCCCGCATCTCAATCAGCTCATAGAAGGTCCCCCACACCTGCCAGCAGCAGCAGTATTTATTTAGTTGGCTACCAACCTCTGTTCTCTACTCTAATGTTGCTTTGGAAAATGGCTTTCTCTTTACCACATTCCTCCTTCTCTGCATTGActctaaaagggaaaatgtatCACCATAGAACAACAAAGGAAGATGGAACTGTGCACTGAATTCCATTCTGGGGGGCTGTACGTATTCACGAGTATATGTTTACAAGCTGAAGGAACATCGATTCTCTGGAGCTCTCAGGAGAAAGCTGGGCTTGGAAGAAGCCAAGCTGGCACCACCTCTTCTGTATCAGGATAGACTTTTGTAACTCGCAAGCTCAGtgtctttctgggggggggggggggggcagggtagGATTTAGCGAAGTAAAGGTCAAATAAGTTCAGTTCAAGTTCTTGAAGCTCACCCCTGGAGAGCCCTGGGGTGGAGTGGAGCTGGACTACAGGGAAAATTACCTCTAGCTTTGCTGCTTCATATTTTCCTTCTAGGGGTTGCCCCTTGCCAGGCCAAATGTGCCCTCTGGGCAATAGAAAGATTCTCCTATTTCTAGAGAATTTTTTCTGGTTTTCAGGAACTCACTCTTTGCTATAGAATGAACCCTGAGCCTGGATTGTGGCAACTCAGCCCCTTGGGGCCTAGAGAAATTTCCTTGGAGGTTTTTGAGAGCTTGGAATTTAGAGGgattcattttttggggggaaaaagctGTCAGTTTGATATCATTCCGAACATGGATAGAAAATGTGCGATTTTCACTTGAGGCTTTCTAGTACAATGTTCAGGATGGGAGTGATGAGTTTTAGGATCCTGGGGTGAGGGCTGAATTTTCTGAGCTCATTAAATGCTCAAGTTCTTGCAGATGAGGTTATGTCAGATGGATGGATGTCCCAGATACCTCACTGGCTTTAGAGACTGTCCTTTGAACCTACCCCTGTACAGCTGGGCAGTCAGCAGGTTCCATGGAGAATAGAAGGCTTCTCTTTGCCTGCCCCGTCTCATGGGCTCAACATTTTAAATACTTGTATTTCATAGCCCAGCATCTGGGGAGGAGTAATCCCCTCGGCCAGGACACATCTGGCCTGAGACCCCAGAGCAGGGCCGGCCTCACTGTCCCTTATGTGT
The Macrotis lagotis isolate mMagLag1 chromosome 3, bilby.v1.9.chrom.fasta, whole genome shotgun sequence genome window above contains:
- the TCP11L1 gene encoding T-complex protein 11-like protein 1 isoform X4, with product MSENSEDKSHPSDSEQTLEDGVDGANESVRKRIRQSAPSPQRLPRPQSSPPRFVSVDELMETVKGVTNMALAHEIVVNGDFQIKPTELPEDSLEKRVREIVHKAFWDCLSVQLSEDPPTYDHAIKLVGEIKETLLSFLLPGHGRLRNQIREVLDLDLIKQEAENGALDIARLAEFIIGMMGTLCAPARDEEIQKLKDIKEIVPLFRAMFSVLDLMKVDMANFAVSSIRPHLMHQSVEYERKKFQEFFEKQPNALDFVSRWLEEASEDLINQRNKNSLMAGEGAVGLEEMAGPCPLTIQNHAYMKLLKWDHLHRPFPETVLMDQPRFQEMQQELERLSVVGATLLVTYSASAPGVSSLAGFAEKLKMVVQVLLTDMHLPSFNLNEALATTGEKVCVEVSGCLAQCGFTPFSADKEIVLKGQIQAIASPDDPIRRLVDARIQAFLEAYLASGLQKSLPAIPGGLGPIQKELEEVAVKFVRLVNYNRMVFSPYYDAILSKILKPEGSRISISS
- the TCP11L1 gene encoding T-complex protein 11-like protein 1 isoform X2; this encodes MSENSEDKSHPSDSEQTLEDGVDGANESVRKRIRQSAPSPQRLPRPQYNLHNTSTVLPPFPSALSASPPRFVSVDELMETVKGVTNMALAHEIVVNGDFQIKPTELPEDSLEKRVREIVHKAFWDCLSVQLSEDPPTYDHAIKLVGEIKETLLSFLLPGHGRLRNQIREVLDLDLIKQEAENGALDIARLAEFIIGMMGTLCAPARDEEIQKLKDIKEIVPLFRAMFSVLDLMKVDMANFAVSSIRPHLMHQSVEYERKKFQEFFEKQPNALDFVSRWLEEASEDLINQRNKNSLMAGEGAVGLEEMAGPCPLTIQNHAYMKLLKWDHLHRPFPETVLMDQPRFQEMQQELERLSVVGATLLVTYSASAPGVSSLAGFAEKLKMVVQVLLTDMHLPSFNLNEALATTGEKVCVEVSGCLAQCGFTPFSADKEIVLKGQIQAIASPDDPIRRLVDARIQAFLEAYLASGLQKSLPAIPGGLGPIQKELEEVAVKFVRLVNYNRMVFSPYYDAILSKILKPEGSRISISS
- the TCP11L1 gene encoding T-complex protein 11-like protein 1 isoform X1 is translated as MSENSEDKSHPSDSEQTLEDGVDGANESVRKRIRQSAPSPQRLPRPQYNLHNTSTVLPPFPSALSASPPRFVSVDELMETVKGVTNMALAHEIVVNGDFQIKPTELPEDSLEKRVREIVHKAFWDCLSVQLSEDPPTYDHAIKLVGEIKETLLSFLLPGHGRLRNQIREVLDLDLIKQEAENGALDIARLAEFIIGMMGTLCAPARDEEIQKLKDIKEIVPLFRAMFSVLDLMKVDMANFAVSSIRPHLMHQSVEYERKKFQEFFEKQPNEKQKAREGKRLGHSHPDALDFVSRWLEEASEDLINQRNKNSLMAGEGAVGLEEMAGPCPLTIQNHAYMKLLKWDHLHRPFPETVLMDQPRFQEMQQELERLSVVGATLLVTYSASAPGVSSLAGFAEKLKMVVQVLLTDMHLPSFNLNEALATTGEKVCVEVSGCLAQCGFTPFSADKEIVLKGQIQAIASPDDPIRRLVDARIQAFLEAYLASGLQKSLPAIPGGLGPIQKELEEVAVKFVRLVNYNRMVFSPYYDAILSKILKPEGSRISISS
- the TCP11L1 gene encoding T-complex protein 11-like protein 1 isoform X3 — protein: MSENSEDKSHPSDSEQTLEDGVDGANESVRKRIRQSAPSPQRLPRPQSSPPRFVSVDELMETVKGVTNMALAHEIVVNGDFQIKPTELPEDSLEKRVREIVHKAFWDCLSVQLSEDPPTYDHAIKLVGEIKETLLSFLLPGHGRLRNQIREVLDLDLIKQEAENGALDIARLAEFIIGMMGTLCAPARDEEIQKLKDIKEIVPLFRAMFSVLDLMKVDMANFAVSSIRPHLMHQSVEYERKKFQEFFEKQPNEKQKAREGKRLGHSHPDALDFVSRWLEEASEDLINQRNKNSLMAGEGAVGLEEMAGPCPLTIQNHAYMKLLKWDHLHRPFPETVLMDQPRFQEMQQELERLSVVGATLLVTYSASAPGVSSLAGFAEKLKMVVQVLLTDMHLPSFNLNEALATTGEKVCVEVSGCLAQCGFTPFSADKEIVLKGQIQAIASPDDPIRRLVDARIQAFLEAYLASGLQKSLPAIPGGLGPIQKELEEVAVKFVRLVNYNRMVFSPYYDAILSKILKPEGSRISISS
- the TCP11L1 gene encoding T-complex protein 11-like protein 1 isoform X5, with the translated sequence METVKGVTNMALAHEIVVNGDFQIKPTELPEDSLEKRVREIVHKAFWDCLSVQLSEDPPTYDHAIKLVGEIKETLLSFLLPGHGRLRNQIREVLDLDLIKQEAENGALDIARLAEFIIGMMGTLCAPARDEEIQKLKDIKEIVPLFRAMFSVLDLMKVDMANFAVSSIRPHLMHQSVEYERKKFQEFFEKQPNEKQKAREGKRLGHSHPDALDFVSRWLEEASEDLINQRNKNSLMAGEGAVGLEEMAGPCPLTIQNHAYMKLLKWDHLHRPFPETVLMDQPRFQEMQQELERLSVVGATLLVTYSASAPGVSSLAGFAEKLKMVVQVLLTDMHLPSFNLNEALATTGEKVCVEVSGCLAQCGFTPFSADKEIVLKGQIQAIASPDDPIRRLVDARIQAFLEAYLASGLQKSLPAIPGGLGPIQKELEEVAVKFVRLVNYNRMVFSPYYDAILSKILKPEGSRISISS